The genomic stretch TCACGGTCCAGTGCATCCAGTGCCATCACTTCACCGAGTTCGAGGTAGTCGGCCAGACGACCCGCAAACTCGAGATACTTGTTGAACGTGTCGTGGCGTCCGGGAATCAGCGCGTTCTTCCAGTACTCCTCACGAAGCTCTCCTATAGAGGCAGCGGCCTTCTGCAGACCCGCGCGATCGCGGGACATCCCGACGTAGTCCCACATGATCTGGCCCAGTTCACGGTGGAACTCCGTGATGGTCTTCTTTCCGTTAATGGCCAGGAGCTTCTGAATACGATCGGTAGACTCTTCCTCCACCTCCGCGAACGCCGCGTGTTCGGTCGTAACGGCACCGGCTTCTGCCCCGGCCAGATACGCGCCCAGCGTGTAAGGAATCACGAAATATCCATCTGCCAGACCCTGCATGAGAGCGCTGGCCCCCAGTCGGTTGGCGCCGTGATCCGAGAAGTTTGCCTCACCAAGTACAAACAGCCCCGGAATCGTGCTCATCAATTCGTAGTCAACCCAAAGACCTCCCATCGTGTAATGGACGGCCGGGAAAATGCGCATCGGTACCTGATACGGATTTTCATCCGTGATGCGCTCATACATTTCGAAGAGGTTGCCGTAGCGTTCTTCGATGACATCCCTGCCAAGGCGCTGGATGGAGTCGGCAAAATCGAGATACACGGACAGCCCCGTCTCGCCTACACCTCGACCATTGTCGCACTCGGCTTTGGCGGCTCTCGACGCAACATCGCGTGGCACCAGGTTTCCGAAGCTGGGATAGCGGCGCTCGAGGTAGTAGTCTCGCTCGTCCTCCGGGATGTCCGTCGGGCGACGTTTGTCACCTTTCGTTTTCGGCACCCATACGCGCCCGTCATTGCGAAGGCTCTCGCTCATCAGCGTGAGCTTCGACTGGTAGTCGCCTGACACCGGAATACAGGTCGGGTGAATCTGCGTAAAGGACGGGTTGGCAAACAGCGCGCCGCGTCGGTGGCAACGCCACGCGGCCGTCACATTTGAGTTCTTCGCATTTGTCGAGAGGTAGTAAACATTTCCGTAGCCACCCGTGCAGAGCAGTACGGCGTCTCCGACATGTCTCTCAATTTCGCCGGTTACCAGGTTTCGCGTGACGATGCCGCAGGCCTTGCCATCGGCGACAACGAGGTCCAGCATTTCTTGCCGGGTCAACATCTCAATCTTGCCTGCGTTGATCTGGCGACTCATCGCCTGATAGGCTCCGAGCAGAAGCTGCTGCCCGGTCTGTCCGCGCGCATAGAACGTTCGGGACACCTGCGCACCACCAAACGAACGATTGTCGAGCAGGCCGCCGTATTCGCGTGCAAACGGAATACCCTGAGCCACACATTGATCGATGATGTTGTTGCTCACCTGTGCGAGACGATACACGTTTGCTTCGCGGGCCCGGTAGTCGCCACCCTTGATCGTATCGTAGAACAAGCGCCAGATCGTGTCGCCGTCGTTCGGGTAGTTCTTTGCAGCATTGATACCCCCCTGGGCTGCGATGCTGTGTGCCCGTCGCGGCGAGTCCTGGATACAAAAGGCCTTGACGTTGTAGCCGAGTTCGGCGAGCGTGGCGGCGGCCGAACCTCCAGCCAGTCCGGTACCAACAACCAGGACCGTGTACTTCCTCTTGTTGGCAGGATTAACAAGGTGAACGGAGTTCTTGTAGTTGTCCCACTTATCCGTCAGGGGCCCAGCGGGGATTTTCGCATCCAACTTCATCAGCTCATACCTCCGCTAAAGAAAATCCACAGGGGCAGCACGAGGAAGCCGATCGCAATAAGCGCAGCCAGAATCCCGCCGGCTGCGTAGACGACCGGCGTCAGACGTGGGCTCATCGCTCCCAGCGATTGCAGCGCACTCCAGATTCCGTGCCTGAGGTGAAACGCCAGCAGAATCATGATCGCTGGATACCCGAAGGCGAATAGCGGGTTCTGAAAGGTCTCGACCATCAGGCGCTTGAGATCGCGCATCATCACGCCATCAGCCGTAATCACATAGCCTTCGGCGAGCCCCGGCCCGTACTTGAACGACATGACGTGGAATACCAGGAAGGCGCCGAGGATCACACCGGTCACAATCATGGACCGCGAACTGATCGTCTGCCGACTTGGCTCTCCCGCTGAGTGATATTCCGCGTAGTCGATGGGCCTCGCCGCCTGCTTGCCCAGGTAGATCCGAACGCCAAGCACAATATGTACCAGCACGACGGCCACCAGGCCGAGCTCGACGATGTACAGGAGCGGCCCGAGACTCAGCAGCGTATGTGAGTACTCGTTGTACGCGTTGGGGTTTGCACTGAAAAAGGTCAGATTCCCGATCATGTGGATGATCACGAATAGCGTGAGCGCAAGGCCCGTGATACCCGTGAGCAGCTTCCTTACGATGGGAGAATCAAACAGCGACTTTGGCTTCCTACCTGAACTGGCCATATCTGAACATTGACCCGTGGAATCAGAAAAGCTTGAAGGACCCAACTTTCAAAAATTTCTGAAAGTTCCGTCGTCCCCCTCAAACATGCGTTCCGAAGTTAATAATTCGCGGTGACTTGGAAATGAAGGGGATTCACCGGCGGGCATGACAGCTATCGCCGGTCAATCGGTACCACAGTGAGCCCGCGCGCTCCCACGTACTCGGCCCGCGGTCTGATGAGCCTGTTGTCTTTCCATTGTTCGAGAAGATGCGCCGTCCAGCCCGTAACACGACTCATCGCAAAGATGGGAGTGAACAGATCGATATCGATGCCCAGCATATAGTAGACTGACGCACTGAAGAAGTCGACGTTGGGATACAGTCCTTTCTCCTTTTCCATGGTTTCCATGATTTCGACACTCATGTCGTACCACTTGCGCGAGCCGCGCTCTTCGCTCAGCTCTTCTACCATGTCGCGCAGAATGGCGGCCCGCGGGTCGAGTGTCTTGTAGACGCGGTGGCCGAAGCCCATAATCCGGTCCTTATTGCGAAGCTTCTCTAGCACGAACTCCCTCGGGCGCTTTCCTGATGCGTCGAGCTGCAGCAGCGTCTTCATCACTTCAATGTTCGCCCCTCCGTGGAGTGGGCCCTTCAGCGCCCCGATCGCGCCGCTTACGGCCGAGTAAAGATCTGACAGCGTCGCTCCGATGACCCTGCCGGCGAACGTCGACGCATTCAGTCCGTGCTCCGCGTGAAGGACGAGACATACATCAAAAGTCTTTTCCGCGGCCTCGCCTGGTGGTTCACCATTCAGGAGATACAGGAAATCGTGGGCGGTCGACCCGGTCCTCATGGGCTTCAGGGGCTTGCGGCCCTTGCGAAAGCGATCGAACGTAGCGACGATCGTTGGCATTCGTGCCGTGAGCCGGAGCGCCTTTCGATAGTTCGCCTCCGCCGAAGCCACATCTGCTTCCGCATCAAAATGTGCCAGGGCGGACGTGGCGGTCCGCAGCGCGGCCATCGGATTGGCATCCTCCGGTGTGGCCCGGAGAACATCCATGATCATGGGCGCCAGTGTGCGCTCGGCCTGCAACTGAAGCATCAGCTCGTCGAGCTCCCGCCGATTCGGTAATCTCCCTCTCCACAGCAGGTAGCCGACCTCCTCAAACGAAACTTTCCCGGCAAGCTCCCGAATGTCGTATCCGGCGTAGATCAGTTCCCCCTTGAGGCCGTCGATAAACGAGATCGAGGTTTCGAGTGCAACGACGCCTTCCAGCCCACGGGCCTTCACCGGCTCCACTTGTTGCTTCACATCCTGCATATGGCTCTGCCACCTCAACGACCTTATGAAAACCCGGCACTGTTCGATACTCATCCCTGGCGCCCGGCCTGTTCATCGGACCCTCGGAGTGCGGGGGAGCCAATGATACGAGCGAGCGAAAATACACGGCCCGACGAAGTCGACGCAAAGATATTCTCCTAAATCGACCTCGTCCCCGGGATCCTTCGCCCCCTCGGAAGGATACAAGTTGGACGCCAAAGGGGCCGCTCGGACCGCTGCGACGCGCCTGGAATTGAGTTCAAGCAATTGATTAACATCCAGCGTGTCTTGATTGAGGCACATCCGGATCGTACTTTCCGAGTCGACCCCACCGTTGCGAAGCCCGTGGCTTTTTTGACCACGAGGTGACGCATCAGCAAGTGCAGCCACCAGAGTTGGTTGCACCACAGAGATTTTGAGTAAGGCTTCGAAGGAAGCCCGGTCGAGACTTCACTCATGCATTACGCCGGCAGTCCTGGTCCAGCAATTATGTGGATCCGTAGCGAAATACGCTCGGTGGCATGCCTGCTCTCGACACTTTCACAGTTTATCAAGCACTTCGCGGTTCAGCCTACGAGGCCGAGCCGGATTAACAGACCCGAACGACCTCATTTGCGTCGACACAACGTCGTCCTTGAAATCGTTCCGGTATTTGTCGGGCGACCCGGTCTGTACCTGTCAGGCCAACTCTCTTCGCACTCTCCGCCCGCGTCTGTTGACCGGCACATTGCATTGCCCCCATATGGCCCCCCTGAGTACGGTCGTTTCGGCCGGACCGCGCACATTATGGATTTATGGCAAAGGAAATTGTCATCAACGCAGAGAAGGATCAGACGCGTATCGCCATCGTCGAGAAAGACGAGCTGGTTGAAATGTATTTCGAGGGCCCGGAAAACGAACGTACCCTCGGCGATATCTTTCTAGGGCGCGTCCGACGCGTCCTCCCCAACATTCAGGCGGCCTTCGTAGACATCGGACAGAAGTCCGATGCCTTCCTTCACTTCTCTGATCTGTCCGACAACCTCCCGCTCATCAACGAGTTCTTGAGCGCGGAGCATCCCGAAGTCGGCACAACGAAGATCACGGCCAGCCCGCACAAGCGCATCCGTCGCCATCGCCCGTTGCACGGCAGACGACGGAACGGTGCCGGCCAGGCTCCAAAGTCCGAAGACCGGCAAAAACGCTCGGGATCGAGACCGACTGCCGAAGAAAGACACCGCCGACGGTCCGCACAGCGCCGCCCTGCACATACCGCGAACCAGAAGTCCCAGGGCGATAACAAGCAGAAGCAGGCGCAGCCACCAGTCAGTCTGGAGACCCTGTTGAAGCCCGGCAGCTCCATCCTCGTGAAGATCGTCAAAGAGCCGATCTCGAATAAGGGAAGCCGCGTCTCCACCGACATCTCCCTCGCCGGACGATTCGTAGTGCTCGTGCCCCTCGGCGACTACGTGGCCGTCTCCCGGCGGATCCAGTCGTACAAGGAACGACGACGCCTGCGTGCACTCGCGAAGAGCCTGCTACCGAAGGGTTTCGGACTCATCGTGCGGACCGTAGCCGATGGCCAGAATGCCAAGGCGCTGGACACCGACATGCGACTTCTCCTCGAGAAATGGAGACGCATCGAGAAGAAATTGCAGGAGAAGGCGCAACCGCCCGTCCTCCTTCATGAGGACGTAAGTATGGTCTCATCCATAATCAGAGACCTGTTTTCCGAAGAGTTTGAACAAATTCTCATCGACAACCCGCGACTACACCGAAACGTCAAGAACTACATACATGCGGTCGCACCTCACGTGGCTCCACGAGTGAAACTCCATAAAGGACCCGAACACATATTCGCCCGCGCAAAGATCGACAAGTCCGTTCAGGAGGCCTTCGAGTCTCGCGTGAACCTCGCGTCAGGCGGGTACCTGATTATTGAACACACAGAGGCCATGCACGTCGTCGACGTGAACTCGGGGCGCGCCGGAAAAGGCCTCAGCCAGGAAGAAAACTCGCTGCGCGTAAATCTCGAATCTGCACGAGCCATCGCCAAACAACTGCGACTTCGCGACCTGGGTGGAATCATCGTCGTCGACTTCATCGACCTCCGGGATGACCGGAATCGACGCAAGGTTTTCGATGAACTCAGAAGGGAATTCAGGAAGGATCGCGCAGTTACAAAGGTCCTCCCTATGAGTGACTTTGGACTGGTGCAGATCACACGACAACGACTTCGACCAAGTATTACGACGACGAGCACTTCGACGGGGGACGCCGTGACCGACAACGGAAAGCCTGCCGAAGTAGAACTGGCAGTGCCTCAGGATCTGCCGAAAGCAGTTGTGGAGAAAAAGAAAGACCCGCGTCGTTTCGAGACGCCGGACAAAGTCGTCAACCGGATGGAGAAGTGGCTTGAGCGATTCAGGGCGGCCCGCAAGAAGGGGCCACTATCGCTGCACGTTCATCCGTTCACAGCTGCCTTCCTGACGCGCAACGTGCCCAGCCAGCTTACCAAGTGGAGCCTCAAGTATCGTCTGCGGATTCACCTCGTCAGCAACGACGACATCGATCCGATGAAGTTCAGCTTCTTTGACCGGGCCGGTAACGACATTACGTTTCCGAAAAGAACCGCCAAGACCGACGGGACTCCCCGGTCCGAGCGGAAAGATGGCGGCCCGCGTGCGGTCAAACCGCGAACACCGCCGAGGAAACAGGGACGGCCGGCGGGCAGACCCCAGCCGAAGAAGGCCGAGAACTAACCGAAACAATTACACCATGAAGGCAGAGCAGATACTCAGGGAGCTTGAAGATGTGGCCCGCCGCCTGGGTGTAGACGTGCGCATCGAACGAGGAGGATTCCGCGGAGGACTCTGCCTCATAGACGAAGAGCAGGTTATCGTTCTGAACAAGCGACAGCCCGTCGAATCCCGGCTCGCCATACTCGCACAAAGCCTGAAATCGCTCCCGGTGGACACGGTATTCATGCGTCCCGCCGTGCGCGAAGCCCTCGAATCGTCCTGGAAAGATCAGAACGAAGTCGAGCTTGATACGGCCGACTTCGGCGAGTGACACCGAATGAAGGTCAGACTGCTCGGCACAGGCACCTCGACCGGCATTCCAGTGATCGGATGCACCTGCGCCGTGTGCACGTCTTCCGACCCGCGCGATCGACGGCTGCGATGTTCGTGCTATGTCGAGACAAACGGCGTCCATGTCGTTATTGACACCGGACCCGACTTTCGTCAGCAGGCGATCGCGTACCGAATACCACGCGTCGACGCCGTGCTCTATACGCACCATCACTTCGATCACGTGGTTGGCCTGGACGATCTGAGGCCGTTCTGCTTCGACACCGAACGTCCGATTCCCTGCTACGCTCGCTCCAACACGGCCGCCGTCCTGAAAAACATGTTCGGATACATCTTCGGGGAGAGATCGTATCCGGGCATTCCAAATCTTCAGCTCCGAACAGTGAGCGAACCGTTCGCCGTACACAGCCGCTACGACTCAGCGAAGAGCATTCACGTTCTTCCCGTCGAGGTCGACCACGGCAACATGAGCATGCTCGGCTACCGGATCGAAAACTTCGCGTACGTCACGGACACGAATAACATCCCTGATGCAAGCCTGAAGATGCTGACGAATCTGGACGTCCTGGTTCTGGACGCACTTCGCGACCGACCTCACCCGACCCATTTTACGATCGAGGAGGCCGTCGATGTCGCGCAGCGTATCGGGGCAAGACAAACGTACTTCGTTCACATGACGCACAGCGTGCTTCACGAGACCGCCGAAGCACGTTTGCCGAAAGGTATTTCTCTCGCCTACGATGGCCTTGCGATCAATATCGACTCCTGAATTCGCGACTTTTGATACCTTGACAGATGTCTCAGCCACCGGGAGACCCCATCATGAACGTACTCGTGCTCAACGGTCCCAATCTGAACCTCCTCGGCAAGCGCGAGAGCGCGATCTACGGAGAAGATTCGCTGGACGCACTGAAGGATCGGCTCGCAAAGACGTTCCCGAACGTGAGTTTCTCGTTTTACCAGAGCAACCACGAGGGCGAGTTGATCGATCGACTCCACGCGGCGGCCCGGGATGACACCGATGCGATCCTGTTCAATCCTGGCGGTTATACCCACACGTCCGTGGCCCTGCGCGACGCCGTCGCTGCAATCGAGACGCCGGTCATCGAAGTGCACATTTCGAACGTCGCTGCTCGCGAGCCCTTTCGTCAGATTTCGATGATTGCTGCGGCGTGCGTCGGCCAGATCGGTGGACTCGGACTCGACAGCTACGTGGTGGCGACCCATGCGATGGAGCTTCGTCTGGCGAAATGAGGTAACCCAGGCCGATGTTCGACCAACGCGATGATAGTATCGATTCCGAAGGAGCCGCCCGATGAGCCTGGTACCGCGCGTAAAGAAGTTGGTGTCCGAGACAGCGATCTACGGGATCTCTTCCGTGGTGGGCCGGCTCATCACGTTTCTTCTCGTCCCGTTCTACACACAGTTCTTCGCCCCGGATGTCTACGGCGTCGTCATTCTGATCTACACGGCGTTCGTCTTCCTGAACATCGTGTACACGTATGGTTTTGAGTCGGCGTATCTGAAGTTCGCATCCGGCTCCGAAGGGCGAGAGAAGGCGCGCGAGGCGTTCAGCGCTGCCACGTGGTCGCTACTCCTGACGTCCGTCCTCCTGTCACTCGTGCTCGTCTCGATGAAAGGGGCAGTGGTCGCGACGATCGGCATTGAGGCCCGGTGGTTTCATCTTGTCTATTACGCCGTCGCGATTCTCACTCTCGATACGCTGGGCGTCGTTCCGTTTGCCGAGCTCCGATTATCGAATCGGCCGTTGATGTTCGCCGGGATCAAACTGGCGAACATCGTCACGAACGTCGGCCTCAACGTGTTCCTAATCGTTGGGCTGGACTGGGGTATCGAAGCCATTTTCGTTGCGAATCTGTCCGCGTCCGCATTGTCGATTGTTCTGCTCCTGCCGTTGTACGTGCGTCTGCTGCGGCCGCACTTCAATGTCGCCCTGTGGAAGAAGATGCTTGGCTTCGCGCTTCCGTTTCTCCCCGGCGGACTCGGCTATGCTCTCACTGACCGCGTCAACCTGTTCTTCCTCGGCCGCATGAGCCGCGAGAACGTGCTCCGGTTATATGGTGATCAAATCGATACCGCCCAGCTGGCCGATCGCGCGAGCGCCGTTGCCACTAAGACAAGCGGCGTGACTGCCGAAACGGCTCAGCAGGTTACCGACGCCGTCTACGGACAGTATGTGGCCGGAACGTTCGGCACGATATGGAAACTGGGCATCTTCATGATGCTTCTCGTCCAGATGTTTCGATTCGCGTGGCAGCCGTTCTTTTTGCAGCATGCCGAAGACGAGGACGCGCGACCGCTGTTTGCCCGCATCTTTACGCTGTTCACCGTTGCCGCCCTGTTCGTGCTGCTCGGCGTTTCTTTCTTCGCGGAGGAGCTGGTCGCGATTCCACTTCCGGGTGGGCGCACCCTGATCGAGAGATCATACTGGCTAGGGCTGAGTGTCGTGCCCATCGCGCTTGTCGCATACTTCTTTCAGGGGTGGTACTACAACTTCTCTGCCGGCGCCTACATCACGAGCAAGACGCGGTATTTCATACACAGTACGGTAGCCGGCGGGCTTGTGGCCGTGGTTCTGAACGCCGCCTTCGTGCCGACCTACGGAATGATCGCAGCAGCCTGGTCAACCGCTGCGGCATATGCGGTCATGGCATTGGTGCTCGGCGTCATCATGTATCGCCACTACCCCCTTCCATACGAGTGGGCGCGCGT from Rhodothermales bacterium encodes the following:
- a CDS encoding fumarate reductase/succinate dehydrogenase flavoprotein subunit, with the protein product MKLDAKIPAGPLTDKWDNYKNSVHLVNPANKRKYTVLVVGTGLAGGSAAATLAELGYNVKAFCIQDSPRRAHSIAAQGGINAAKNYPNDGDTIWRLFYDTIKGGDYRAREANVYRLAQVSNNIIDQCVAQGIPFAREYGGLLDNRSFGGAQVSRTFYARGQTGQQLLLGAYQAMSRQINAGKIEMLTRQEMLDLVVADGKACGIVTRNLVTGEIERHVGDAVLLCTGGYGNVYYLSTNAKNSNVTAAWRCHRRGALFANPSFTQIHPTCIPVSGDYQSKLTLMSESLRNDGRVWVPKTKGDKRRPTDIPEDERDYYLERRYPSFGNLVPRDVASRAAKAECDNGRGVGETGLSVYLDFADSIQRLGRDVIEERYGNLFEMYERITDENPYQVPMRIFPAVHYTMGGLWVDYELMSTIPGLFVLGEANFSDHGANRLGASALMQGLADGYFVIPYTLGAYLAGAEAGAVTTEHAAFAEVEEESTDRIQKLLAINGKKTITEFHRELGQIMWDYVGMSRDRAGLQKAAASIGELREEYWKNALIPGRHDTFNKYLEFAGRLADYLELGEVMALDALDREESSGGHFREEHQTPEGEALRDDKNFANASAWEFTGDLSRPKLHREEFVFENVKLTTRSYK
- a CDS encoding succinate dehydrogenase cytochrome b subunit — its product is MASSGRKPKSLFDSPIVRKLLTGITGLALTLFVIIHMIGNLTFFSANPNAYNEYSHTLLSLGPLLYIVELGLVAVVLVHIVLGVRIYLGKQAARPIDYAEYHSAGEPSRQTISSRSMIVTGVILGAFLVFHVMSFKYGPGLAEGYVITADGVMMRDLKRLMVETFQNPLFAFGYPAIMILLAFHLRHGIWSALQSLGAMSPRLTPVVYAAGGILAALIAIGFLVLPLWIFFSGGMS
- a CDS encoding citrate synthase (catalyzes the formation of citrate from acetyl-CoA and oxaloacetate), whose translation is MSIEQCRVFIRSLRWQSHMQDVKQQVEPVKARGLEGVVALETSISFIDGLKGELIYAGYDIRELAGKVSFEEVGYLLWRGRLPNRRELDELMLQLQAERTLAPMIMDVLRATPEDANPMAALRTATSALAHFDAEADVASAEANYRKALRLTARMPTIVATFDRFRKGRKPLKPMRTGSTAHDFLYLLNGEPPGEAAEKTFDVCLVLHAEHGLNASTFAGRVIGATLSDLYSAVSGAIGALKGPLHGGANIEVMKTLLQLDASGKRPREFVLEKLRNKDRIMGFGHRVYKTLDPRAAILRDMVEELSEERGSRKWYDMSVEIMETMEKEKGLYPNVDFFSASVYYMLGIDIDLFTPIFAMSRVTGWTAHLLEQWKDNRLIRPRAEYVGARGLTVVPIDRR
- a CDS encoding Rne/Rng family ribonuclease; translated protein: MAKEIVINAEKDQTRIAIVEKDELVEMYFEGPENERTLGDIFLGRVRRVLPNIQAAFVDIGQKSDAFLHFSDLSDNLPLINEFLSAEHPEVGTTKITASPHKRIRRHRPLHGRRRNGAGQAPKSEDRQKRSGSRPTAEERHRRRSAQRRPAHTANQKSQGDNKQKQAQPPVSLETLLKPGSSILVKIVKEPISNKGSRVSTDISLAGRFVVLVPLGDYVAVSRRIQSYKERRRLRALAKSLLPKGFGLIVRTVADGQNAKALDTDMRLLLEKWRRIEKKLQEKAQPPVLLHEDVSMVSSIIRDLFSEEFEQILIDNPRLHRNVKNYIHAVAPHVAPRVKLHKGPEHIFARAKIDKSVQEAFESRVNLASGGYLIIEHTEAMHVVDVNSGRAGKGLSQEENSLRVNLESARAIAKQLRLRDLGGIIVVDFIDLRDDRNRRKVFDELRREFRKDRAVTKVLPMSDFGLVQITRQRLRPSITTTSTSTGDAVTDNGKPAEVELAVPQDLPKAVVEKKKDPRRFETPDKVVNRMEKWLERFRAARKKGPLSLHVHPFTAAFLTRNVPSQLTKWSLKYRLRIHLVSNDDIDPMKFSFFDRAGNDITFPKRTAKTDGTPRSERKDGGPRAVKPRTPPRKQGRPAGRPQPKKAEN
- a CDS encoding MBL fold metallo-hydrolase, with protein sequence MKVRLLGTGTSTGIPVIGCTCAVCTSSDPRDRRLRCSCYVETNGVHVVIDTGPDFRQQAIAYRIPRVDAVLYTHHHFDHVVGLDDLRPFCFDTERPIPCYARSNTAAVLKNMFGYIFGERSYPGIPNLQLRTVSEPFAVHSRYDSAKSIHVLPVEVDHGNMSMLGYRIENFAYVTDTNNIPDASLKMLTNLDVLVLDALRDRPHPTHFTIEEAVDVAQRIGARQTYFVHMTHSVLHETAEARLPKGISLAYDGLAINIDS
- the aroQ gene encoding type II 3-dehydroquinate dehydratase; the encoded protein is MNVLVLNGPNLNLLGKRESAIYGEDSLDALKDRLAKTFPNVSFSFYQSNHEGELIDRLHAAARDDTDAILFNPGGYTHTSVALRDAVAAIETPVIEVHISNVAAREPFRQISMIAAACVGQIGGLGLDSYVVATHAMELRLAK
- a CDS encoding oligosaccharide flippase family protein, which codes for MSLVPRVKKLVSETAIYGISSVVGRLITFLLVPFYTQFFAPDVYGVVILIYTAFVFLNIVYTYGFESAYLKFASGSEGREKAREAFSAATWSLLLTSVLLSLVLVSMKGAVVATIGIEARWFHLVYYAVAILTLDTLGVVPFAELRLSNRPLMFAGIKLANIVTNVGLNVFLIVGLDWGIEAIFVANLSASALSIVLLLPLYVRLLRPHFNVALWKKMLGFALPFLPGGLGYALTDRVNLFFLGRMSRENVLRLYGDQIDTAQLADRASAVATKTSGVTAETAQQVTDAVYGQYVAGTFGTIWKLGIFMMLLVQMFRFAWQPFFLQHAEDEDARPLFARIFTLFTVAALFVLLGVSFFAEELVAIPLPGGRTLIERSYWLGLSVVPIALVAYFFQGWYYNFSAGAYITSKTRYFIHSTVAGGLVAVVLNAAFVPTYGMIAAAWSTAAAYAVMALVLGVIMYRHYPLPYEWARVGGLLVLAGCLFGVWEFWTPQSLPWEFGLLLVFGLGAAAFGLVPWRRVLSGSDSRGPA